CCACACAAAGAAACAGGTAACAGATTTGGCGAATAGCATCATCCAGTTCTCCGAAAAAAATAATAAAGGTTAATACTAGTGGAATGTTCCGTACCTAATAATTCGGCTCGTAAAATGGCTATTGCAGAGGCATTTAGCAAGGCTGCCCATGGCTATGACCAGCATGCACAATTCCAGAGAGATGTCGGCAACGAACTGTTGAAATACTTGCCACAAAATTTGTCAGGCTTGAAGGTGTTAGATATTGGCTGCGGAACGGGGTATTTTTCCGAGATTCTCTCTAACCGAGGAGCAGAGGTTACTGCTGCAGATCTTTCGAAAAAAATGCTCGTTCAGGCCAAAGCTCGTTGCAATAATAATGTGCTTGAATATCGACAAGCGGATGCAGAAGCATTGCCATTTAACAACCACCATTTCGATATTGTTTTTTCAAGTTTGGCTCTTCAATGGTGTGACGATTTGTCTATTCCGCTTAGAGAACTACAAAGAGTCACAAAAAAAGGTGGCAAGGTTCTTTTCTCTACATTAATGCAAGGATCGTTAATTGAGCTGAGAAATGCGTGGGCTGAAATTGATTCATATCAACACGTGAATCAATTTCTAAGTGAGAAACAGATAAAAATTGCGTTAGCGCAAGCTGGATCACAAAACCATCATCTAGACTTACTAACAATTCAGCTTTGGTACGCATCGGCATTTAAGTTAATGCGGGACTTAAAGGGCATTGGTGCAACTCACGTTGGAGCACGTTCTCCCGGGTTGACCAAGAAAAGCACCTTGTCTCGCGTTGAGACCGAATACCAAAGATTTAAAAATGATAATGAGTTGCTACCCGCAACTTATCAAGTGTGTTTAGGAACAATTTTTTATGATTAATGCATTTTTTATTGCCGGAACAGATACTGAAGTTGGTAAAACTGTTGTGTCAAAAGCAATATTACAAGCACTTGCCGCGAAAGGTTTAACAACCATTGGTTATAAACCTGTCGCCGCGGGTTGTAAAGAAACAGAGCAAGGGCTTAGAAACTCTGACGCGCTTCATTTGCAAGAAGCGGCAACGATTGATATTGCTTATAATGAAGCAAACCCGTATGCACTCTTGAGCGCGACATCACCACATATTGCCGCTAAGTTCGATAATGTGCAGATAGAACCCGCGCTATTAAGTGAAAAATTAGCAACACATAAGAGTGTTGCTGATGTGGTATTGGTAGAAGGTGCGGGCGGTTGGCGTGTTCCTATCTCAGACACAGAATGTTTATCGACATGGGTAAAGCAGGAAAAGCTTCCTGTCGTACTGGTGGTCGGCATTAAACTTGGTTGCTTGAGCCACGCCATGCTTAGTGTAGAAGCGATTCAGAATGATGGTCTAGAAATTATTGGTTGGGCTGCAAATCGCATTAATCCTGGAACGGAGAACTATGCGGATATAATCCGTATGTTGGAAGAAAAAATTCCTGCCCCTAAATTGGGTGAGATACCTTATGTACCTAGCGTTAAAAAGAAAAACATTGGTAAGTATATGAATATAGAACCAATTATTAACGGATAAGATTCAATATAAAAAAAATGGGTTGCCAAATTTTGGCAACCCATTTTTTTTATAAAATTTATCTTGCGGAATTAAACCCCATCAGACAGAGTGCGTTGGGTATCCAATACTTGCTTATGAAGTAATTGGTCCTCGCCAATACCTAGTTGTTCTTTGGCTTCTTTTTCCGTGATCCCTAGGTGACAACAAAGTAAGTCGATTGCCATTTGAAAATTGGTATTCTCAACCATTGTTCTATTCCTTATCAAAGCGAACTGCAGCTGCAATCCTACGCTGCTTCGAATCTACGCTTAACGAGTCATTTACTCAATAAGACGAAAGTCTAACATCCAGCGTTATGCATTGACTTATGCTATAGAGTAATTCAGCCATGCCTAAGCTTATTTAAATTTAGCAAAGTTAATTAGTTGTACATCAGACCATTATGTTTGAGCCAACCATGCTTGTGCTTTTTTCTTGGGTCGCGATGTGTCCAATGGATAATGCCACCTCGATTATTCCACTCATACTCACCGTAAAACTCAACAACATCTCCCGTTTTTAGGTTCGAAATACGCGGTGCTAAATCAATATTATGTGCCACCAAGAGCGTCTGACGACTAGACAGTTTCAATATAAATTTTTGATGCCTCGACCCTTTATTATCGTCTGCCAATAAACGAATTACAGTACCCACACCTTGGACTTGTACATCACTTTGTCGTGATTCAAATGCCTGCTTCAATTCACTATCATTGGACCAAGTGAAAAAAGAGATTGCACTTAATACAACCAAGACCATCGTCAAAAATAACTTCATATCAATCCCTTTCTACTGGTTGTATTCGATGTCGATGTAAAATGTGCTAGTGCGAACCGGTCATCGTCAACAAAAATTGGCATGGTTCGAGAGTAATAACCAATTGATATCTAAAATAAATAGTGTTTTTTTGGAATTGGGTGTAAATCAGCGTCTACTAGTATATTTCCATTGTCCAAGAACTTAATTTTTTCTCTGTCCAAAGCGCAATAATTATTGGTTCTAGGGCAGTCATTATTCTTCGAAAATCATCATCCGTTTTACTGTCGTTGAACCAGTTTTTGATTGAATCTTGATTAAATTCAAGTTGTTTTAGGTTACCTGAATTGGTAAGAACTTCTTCGCCATCAGAAGCTAACTGTTCGCTCGTCAGTTTTATTTGTGACTCGAAGTACTGTTCGCCCGCTTTGTATAAGTTCCAACCATCCAATCTTGTTGCTATTCGTTCCATTAAACTATCCTATTCAATTTTTGTTGGGGTAATTATGAAATCATACTCTTCATGTTAAGTATGAGATTGACCTCACAACATAATCAGCTTTCATATCGGGTTTGTGAAAATGTAACTGCCTTCAAGAAATGGTTAATTGTTATCAGAGCCTAGTGATTAAATAGGGCCGTTAGATAAAACCTTCGTATAGGCATCAATACCTTGTAGGGAATAACGGATAAAAATTAATTTGAGAAAAAATGTTAAAAGTTCGCGTAGCTTGAGAAGATGAAGGAGGGGGGACAATCTTGGTAAATGTATGTTGCTATACGTTAATCGTATGGAATTTATAGGCTATCAGTTAGGTTTAAAATGAGCGATAGGTGTCGTCTAACCGACACCTATCGCAATGTGCTAGTTGATTAATTCAATCTTGTTGAAATCGATACTGTTCCCTTTAGGTGAACGTTCAATCTCGCTAACTTTACGAAAGTGGAACAATAGAATATAGCCAAAGCAGCCTAAAATTAACGCAATTGCCAATGCTCCGACCCATTGGATCTGAAGAAAGTCCAATTTGAATAGCAGTGTTAATCCGCTGAGTAAAACCACATTACCTATCATGTATCGCACTTTACCGAATCGCTGAACTGTGAGGTTTAAGTTGTCGGTATATAAACGAACCAATGAATCAAGTGAGTTGATTACAAATGTCATCCCAACCAAGACCATTGCGAGGTTGTAGAAGCCAGCAACCGGTATTGCGTTGGCGCTGTAGTAATAAAGAACACTGAACCAAATAGCGATTGGAATAGAAGGGAATACCATCATAGAAACCAATACTTGGTAAGTTCTGAGACCACTGACAAAACGAGCAGTAAATTGGCCGATCATGATGCTCCATGCAAACCACCAATAAAGGTAAAATTCGTGGTAGTCGTTAAGAGGTAACACAAATTTATGCAGGTTAGTAAAGTAACCGCCTAAAAGACTTAATGTGGTAAAGAATTCGCCAACACTTGAGTTGTCGGATAAAAATGCACCAGACCACATCAATGCGATCAAACCTAGGAATAACCAACTGCTTCCTAAGCTTAAAATTCTGACGTAGCGGATACTTGTACTTGAGTACACGGCGACAGCAATGATGGCGAGTACCACTAAATAGAAGCTACCTATGATGGTCTCTCCATCGCCAAACTCGGGTAAATACCACGGTAAGTTAACCAATAACAGGTAAGCGGTAAACGCACACGTACCAATAATAACCATGTTATTAATCAGTTTGATTAACGGTATCTCGAAGAACTTGACCCTTGGCTCAATAACACAGAAGTAAAAACAGGTTAAGAAGTAGAAGGCCCAAATGAAGAATGCCCAGAAACCAAACTCTATGGCCAACGGATTAGTAAAAGAGTATTCAGGGCTGGTGGCTAGATCGGCATAACCAGCGAACTCGGTTAGTGGAAACATGATCAGCCCAACATCTAAACCAGAGGTAAAGAGGATGGCGATAAAGGCAAATTTGCGTACGGGAGTGACGCCAATACACTTCATGTTGCCCCAACGGTAAAGGACAAACACGATAGCGGCAAAGGTAAATAAAATACCTATGGATAACCAAGTAGTCATTATTTGGCCTCCGTGGGGGTGATACGAGCAAACATAATTATTTCCTTGATTTATGTTTTGATGCTATGTCCCAATTTTTTAAGACGGCAAGTGCCATCAGGCCTTAAGTATCGTTTTGACGATAGTTAAAACCTGATAAATTGAACATAGTTACGTCGACCATTTGCGAACATCGCATAAGTTGGTCATATTAATCATACTTTCTATGAACGAATGTTTTCGTTAGGTATAGGGTAGTGAATGCACTCCTTGGTTAGGGTGAATGTTTATCGCTTAGGGTTTTGTAATCGCTGGCTTGTTTGCCAATCCGATGCAGTAACCACTTGAGCCGTACTTGGTTCTAATAGCTCTTTTCCCAAAATAATATCCGCGGCGCGCTCAGCGACCATAATGGTAGGTGAATTAAGGTTACCGTTAGGGATTGTGGGGAATATTGAAGAATCAACAACGCGCAGACTCTCGATACCGTGAACCTTGGTTTCAGAGTTCACAACGGACATTGAGTCTTCACCCATTTTGCAGGAACAAGACGGATGATAGGCGCTCTCAACAGAGCGTCTAACAAACTGGTCAATCTCTGAATCGGTCTTCACGGTTAGCCCAGGTTGAATTTCTTCGCCCCGATATTCGTCTAGTCCAGGTTGATTTATGATCTCGCGAGTCAGACGCACGCAGGCTCTAAATCCATCGATGTCGTCTTGGTGAGACAGATAATTAAACTGGATTTTAGGGGCGATATGAGGGTCGTTTGACGACACCTTAATAGTACCTCGGCTTTTGGGTTTGTTATGACCAATGTGAACCTGAAAACCATGACCTGAAAAAGCTTCTTTACCGTCATATCGCATCGCGGCTGGTAAGAAGTGATATTGGAGATCTGGCCATTCCAAATTTGCTTTAGAACGGATAAACCCACAAGACTCAAAATGATTGGTTGCGCCAAGTCCGGACTTGTCGAGTATCCAGCGAGTACCAATTAACAATTTGCTAAATGGGCCAAGTTTTCCGTTCAATGATATTGGTTTTAAGCATTTGAACTGGAAATAAAACTCTAGGTGGTCCTGAAGGTTTTCGCCTACCCCCGGTAATTCATGAACCTGTTCAATGCCGGCATTTTTTAATGTATCAGATGCGCCAATGCCAGACAGTTGTAGTATATGAGGCGAACCAACTGAGCCAGCGGAAAGCACCACCTCTTTATTGCAACGTATATCAATTATTTGATTCTTGCGTTCGTATCGAACACCAACGGCGGTCTTATTTTCTAGTAGAATTTTGTGTACAAGTGCGTGAGTAACAACCGTCAAATTATTTCGCTTCAGGGCTGGTTTTAGATAGGCATTTGCTGTCGACCAACGGACACCATTTTTTACCGTCATGTGCATTGGGCCAAACCCTTCTTGTTGTTCGGCATTGTAGTCGGCAGTGGCCAAATACCCGGCATCTTTACCTGCTTCAACAAATGCCTGATATAACGGATTTTTCATATTGTTGCCGTTATTTACCGCTAAAGGGCCGAGGTCGCCTCGATAGTCATTACCACCGAATGACCATGTTTCTGCTTTTTTGAAATAGGGTAGGCAATGCGAATAATCCCAATCTACTGCTCCATTTTTTTGCCATTCGTCGAAGTCACGCGCATGACCGCGTACATAGACCATGCCGTTGATGGATGAAGACCCCCCTAATACTTTTCCGCGAGGGCAGTGCATATGACGGTTATCCAAAAACGGTTCAGCTTCGGTCTTAAATTGCCAAGCGTACTTTTCTGTGTTCATCGGGATAGATAATGCTGTGGGCATCTGAATGAAAATGCTTTTGTCACTGCCGCCGGTTTCTAGTAACAAGACGTTATTGCTAGGGTCGGTGGATAAACGGTTCGCGAGTACGCAGCCCGCGCTTCCTGCTCCTACAATGATGTAGTCATAATTTGAGTTGGTCATTGTCATTCCTTAAAACGGGCTATCAAGTGATTGCATACCAACATATACGGCCTTGATTTGCGTGTATGCTTTTAAGGTTTCACTGCCATTTTCTCGTCCGATGCCAGACATTTTGTAGCCACCTACCGGCATTTCTGCAGGCGAAGCGCCGTAAGCATTGATCCAGCAAATACCCGCTTGTATTTGATGAATGACGCGGTGGGCACGGCTAATGTCTTGGGTAAATACGCCAGCCGCTAATCCTAAGCGTGTGTTGTTTGCACGACGAATTACCTCGTCTTCATCGGTGAATGTGAGTACCGACATAACAGGGCCAAAGATTTCCTCTTTCGCGATGGTCATTTCGTCGGTGCAATCGGTGAAAACGGTCGGGGCAACGAAATACCCGTTGGGACAACCTTCTGGTTGCAAGGCGGTTCCGCCCGTAAGAAGTGTTGCGCCCTCAGATTGGCCAATTTCAATGTAGTCGAGCACTTTTTGTTGGTGATTTTTTGAAATAAGAGCCCCGAAGTTGGTTTCTACATTCATTGGGTCGCCGCAGATAATATTTTGTTCGGTACGCTCTATGAGACGTTTAATAAAACGCGGGTAAATGTCTTGTTGAACAAACACGCGTGTACCGTTAGTACAAACCTCACCTTGCGTATAAAAGTTGCCGAGCATGGCAGCGGATATTGCATTTTCTAAGTCAGCATCATTAAAGATGATTAGAGGAGACTTCCCTCCCAATTCCATGGTCACTTCTTTAAGTGAGTTGGCAGCGGCAGCCATGACCTTTTTACCTGTCCCCACTTCCCCAGTGAATGAGATCTTTGCGATGTCCTCGTGCTCTGTTAGCCACGCACCAACACGACCATTACCTTGAACAACGTTAAAAACACCATCAGGTAAACCAGCCTGCGTGAATATCTCGGCCAAACGTATTGCGCCTCTCGGCGTTTCTTCCGATGGCTTAAAGATCATGGCGTTTCCGCAAGCTAGGGCTGGCGCTGCTTTCCAACACGCGATCTGTAAGGGGTAGTTCCATGCACCAATACCCGCGCAAATGCCGAGCGGCTCGCGGCGCGTATAATAAAAATCGTCACCAACAGTTTGCTGATTACCTTCTATACTTGGGGCTAATCCTGCAAAAAACTCGATTGAATCTGCACCGGTAACCACATCAACAACCGAGGCTTCTTGCCAAGGCTTGCCGGTATCCCGTACTTCACCGGCGGCAAGTTCGTCATTGTACTCGCGTAATAAAGCGACGGCTTTTAGGAGAATACGACTCCGTTCGACCGGTGTCATTTTTGACCATGTGGCAAATCCAGATTTAGCACTTTCTATTGCGGCTTGTTGTATGACTTCGTTGGCGGTCTCCACTAAGTAGCTTATTTGGCCTGTCGCGGGGTTAATGACTTCAAATGTTTCACCCGTATTATTAGATAGATATTGACCGTGTACATAGTTTTGATAAACGACTAACGATGACATTAAGTTTCCTCGTATTTTAAGACCAAGAATCAATTAGATTATGGTGTTTTATTCGTTGAAATTAGAGAGAAAACATACCTTTTTAGGTGAGCGTGACATCGGTTAAACTCTAAATTAGTTAGAATACTAATTATTATTTCTCTAATGATCAAGTGGGTTTGAACTATTAACCGAATTGTATGTGCACTGTTTTGTGGGTAACTTGTTGTTTTTAAAGGTTGTTGTTGGGTGTTTTTTAGCTCGCCTTTAACCAATAAACTAGCTTACTTATAGTTAAATCATTTGAGTTGTAATCATTTGAGTTGTAATCATTTGATCAAGGTCATGATGGCTGGTCGTTATTTTGGTTAGATTCCGTAGCAATCAAGTTAGCTTGGTTCGATGGGTGAAAAATAGTTATTTATTTTGTAATAGGAGTTGAACGATCGATGGTGAACACATTTAGTTGCCAAGAAGCATTGCCGACAATGCCCGTTCCAGATTTACAGGATACATGTAATAGGCTTTTAGAATGGGCAGAACCTTTATTGACGGAAGAAGAACGAACAAGTGCAAAAATTGTAGTAGAGCAGTTTCTTCTTTCTGGTGGAGAGGGTGAAAGACTACAAAATGAGCTGTGTGATTGGAATGATCGTGATGATGTTTCCAATTGGTCATCATCTGCTTGGAAAGATCTCTATCTAGAATCTCGCGAGCCTTTGGTCATTAATAGCAATGTATTTTATTACCTCAAAAGTAAGCTGGATAAAGAGGTGTGTAAACAAGCGACTATCGCTGCTGCTTTAATTGTCAGTGTCTATAGATTTATCGCATTGATTGATAAACATGACCTCAATGTTGATATGCAAAAAGAAATACCGCTTTGCATGAATCAATATAACAGCATTTTTTCTTCAATCAGAATACCCAGGATTGGAACCGACGAATTTAAAGTATCATCATCTAGGCAGCATATTATTGTCCTGCGGAATCAGCATATCTATAAAATCAATATTATTGACGGAAAAGGCAATATCCGATCGCCATCCGCTATCGAATTCGATCTTGAGTGCATTTTATCCGCCTCTGATAAAGGGCAAAATATAGGTTTGCTAACCACAATGCCGCGCGATGTCTGGGCAAACCGTAGAGCAGAATTGCTCGATAGTTCTTCGAGCAACAAGGAGGGCATGACCGTTATAGAGGAAGCGGTTTTTGCGTTGTGTTTAGATGAAAATAAGCCAGAAGCAATAACCGAAATCTCAAAACAATTGTTGCACGGAACGGGCAGCAATCGTTATTTTGATAAGTCGGTACAATTTATTGTGTTTGCAAATGGAAAAACTGGAATAAACTTCGAGCATACTGGGGTGGATGGTTCGGTTATGCTTCGATTGATTGCGCATATATATGACTCGATTGATGCGGTTGTTTTTGACGAAAAGGATCGTGAGGAAATAAAAAATAGTGCGATCCCATCGGAAGTCGAAGGCATTAAATTTGAGCTAAATGATGCATTGTGTCGCACGGTACAAGATGCAGGCGACCAATTTATTCAGCATACGGCTAATACTCAAACGAGGGTGCTGAATTTTTCTTTTTTTGGCAAAAATCAGATAAAACAATTTGGTGTGAGTCCAGATGCGTTTGTTCAGTTGGCGTTACAGTTGGCAGAATATAAGCTGTATGGAAAATGTTACAGCGCCTATGAGGCCGTTATGACTCGAACATTCCTTGATGGTCGTATCGATGTTCTGTACACCGTCACTCCCGAGTCGATGGCATTTATTCGGAATGTAGATTCGTCAAACAGCAGTGTGAAAGAAAAACAACATTTACTGAGACAAGCGCTACAGAAGCACATTGCACGAGCCCATGAATGTAGGGTTGGTAATGGGGTATACACTCATCTTCTTGCGTTAAAGTATCGGTATAAAATAGCCGGCCGTTCTATCGGTTTAAGTAGCCTACCAACATTGTTTACAGATACGGGCTATCAGGCTTTAACCCATAGTGTCGTTTGCACAAGTACAACGTCCGAATATGGTGTTGATCTCGCGGGGTATGGGCCTATTGTCGATGATGGTTACGGGATCAGATATTTTACTAAAAACGATGGCATCTGCTTCAACATGACGAGTCGAACTCAAATGCAGGAAAATTTGGATAAAATGGTGATTTATATCGAACAGTCTCTCAGTGAAATGGCAGAATTGATGCGTGAAGAAACAGAGAATTGATTGTGGAACTTGAATAAGTTGGCTATCAACTAAAGACAAAACGAGTTTAATATGAAATATTGTCAATAATATTTGCTAAATGAAAAGTAAAGGAACGGTGTAAATGGAATTTTCTAAACTCGGTAGCAGTGATATTTTGGTGTCACGTGTATGTTTAGGCAGTATGACGTGGGGTCTGCAGAACAATCAACAAGATGCAAATCAGCAGATAGAGTATGCGATAAGTCAGGGAATAAACTTTATCGACACGGCTGAAATGTATGCCGTTCCTCCTTCACCAGACACCTACGGAAAAACAGAGACCATTATTGGCAACTGGCTTGCCGAAAACCCGCATCGTCGAAAAGAACTTATTATCGCAACTAAGATCGCGGGTCCAGGCATGCCATGGGTGAGAGAAGGTGGGCCTATCACTGGTGATGCGGTTGTTGCGGCTGTAGATGCCTCTCTCCAACGATTGCAAACCGACTACATCGACCTTTATCAGTTGCATTGGCCAAATCGTACTTCGCCTCATTTTGGTAAACACCTGCCGAATAAAATTTCTTTTAGTGAATTTGACGCCAAGCAACAAGAAGCGCAAATGCTCGATATTTTGCATGGGTTAGCTAAGTGTGTGAAAGCGGGGAAAATACGCCACTGTGGGTTATCGGACGATACGCCATGGGGGATCAATACTTACCTAAAACTGAGTGAAAAGTATGACCTCCCACGTATGGTTGCTATCCAAAATGAGTTCAACCTGCTGCATGCTAAAGACTGGCCTTATTTAATCGAAAATTGCGTCCACGAGGACATTGCTTATTTACCATGGTCTCCGCTCGCGAGTGGCATGCTTAGTGGAAAGTATTTAGACGGAAAGCGTCCAGAAGGCAGTCGTTGGACATATATGCAACGCAATGGAATTTTCCGCGATACGCCAATTGCGAGCAGCGCGATTAAAGAGTATATGGAGATTGCTGATGCACACGATTTTACGCCTAGTCAGCTGGCATTAGCATGGTGTAACCAAGTAGATGGTGTCACTTCTACAATTATTGGCGCGACATCTATGGCTCAGCTTAAAGAGAATATTAGTGCTTTTTCTAAGCCGTTAAGTCAAGAAATATTGACGAGTATTGATGGTGTTTTGAAAACCTACCCTGCACCGTATTAAGCCATTTTAGGGTTGTATGGGATGAGGTAGATTATGGAAGATATAAACTATTAGTTGGTTATGCGCTTATGTTTTCTAATATTCTTATTCGGCACCTTTATACTAAAACTCGTAGAGTATTTGAGTCTCTGTTTGCGCTATTTTTTGGGGCAGTAGGATTCAAATACTCACAAGTAAGTTAGATATTTAGTCAAAGCTCATGTCATTAGTGCAATCACTGTTTCTCTAATGAGGTGTCACCTTCAAATAGTGCTCTTTTTTTGTTTATCGCTGCGATCAAAAAATCACGGCATTTTTTGATTCGTGCTGTTTTTCTTAGATCAATATGGCTAAGTACCCATACCGACCAATCTGAACGAGGTATTGGGATATTGAGTTTTACTACCTGAGTGTCATGGATGCTATCCGGCATGTAACACGGCATACGTGCAACGCCAAATCCTGCTTTGACGCTTGCATACATACTCGATAAATCATCAACCTTAAGTGAAATGTAGGCATTGGGGAAATACTGGTTTGCCCATTCTGGTAGCTCGGTTTCTCCGCTCCATATTATTATCCCAACAGGTTGAGTTAAATCAATATGGCTCGCAACATATACCCCGTGCTGTAAACCAGACACTTTTCTGCCTATTAAGTAGTCGGGTGGGGATGGCGTCAGACGAATGGCAAGATCCGCCTCTCGGCTTGCAAGATTTCGAACCCCTTTGGTTACCATCAGATTTATTTCGATACCCGGATGTTTTTTATTAAATTGTGCCAACTCAGGTGCGAGACAATACTCAAAAATGTCATGTGGCATGGTCAGATTAATCGGCCCTTCTAACCTCGCGTCTTGACCAAATAGAGTTCGAGAGATTTGTTCACTTTGCGATTCCATATTCTGTGCTTGTTCAAAAATAGCGTCAGCTGATTCTGTCATTTCGTAACCGTCTCGCAGACGGTTGAAGAGAAGCACGCCATGCTTTTCTTCAAACCCTTTAATTCGTCTAGAAACGGTAGAGTGATTAACCCCCAATACCTTGGCGGCTCCAGACACACTACCCTCTCGTGAAACAGAGAGGAAGTAACGAATATCGTCCCAATCATTCATAGTGATCTACCTATGTGCGTTTATGCACGGCTGATTTGCATTTATTGCGAATTTATTAACAGTCTAATTCGTCTTACACTTCTTGTCGAACTAAGCCACTCACTAATGAAATTAGGAAACGACTATGTATAAGTTATATCACGGAGCTGGAACATGCTCATTGGCCGTCAAAGCCGCATTAACACTAACAGGCACACCATTTGAAACCCAAGTTATGGACTTGGCCAATGGCGAGCATTTTCAAGATGAATACATTGCTATCAGCCCATTAAGCAAGGTTCCTGCTTTAGTTATTGCCCAGAACGCTGAAGATTATGTCTTAACCGAGGGGGCGGCAATTTTGTTATATCTATCAAGCCAGTTTCCTGACGCACAATTAATGCCTAAGAGCGATACGTTGGCGTATGCCGAGGCACTAAAATGGTTTCAGCTTCTTTACGCTACGGTGCATCCTCATTGGAGCCGTCTATTTTTTCCGGAGCGTTATTCTAACGATGCCGGTCGTGTTCGTGAATTATCCGAGGCAGAGCTGCATAAAGTGTATTCCCTTATCGACGCACAGCTTGGCAAACACAACTATATCGCAGGGGAGAGACTAAGCTTGGCTGATCTTTATCTAATGGTGACAGTGCATTGGCAAGGAGCCTTAAAAACATCGCTTTCGAGTCGATACCCAAACATTGAAGCGTATCAAGCTCGAATCTATGAAGAACCTACCATCGGCTCGCTCTATCAAACTGAGTTTGGTGGTTAAGTCTACAAGGCAGAGGATATCTTCTGCCGGTTTTAATGATTGTGTTTTGTTGCGTAGGAGAATAGAAATGACATCACTTTTTAAGCCTGTATTGCTGGGTAAAAAAACCTTAAAAAATCGTATGGTT
This portion of the Vibrio sp. VB16 genome encodes:
- a CDS encoding choline/carnitine O-acyltransferase, giving the protein MVNTFSCQEALPTMPVPDLQDTCNRLLEWAEPLLTEEERTSAKIVVEQFLLSGGEGERLQNELCDWNDRDDVSNWSSSAWKDLYLESREPLVINSNVFYYLKSKLDKEVCKQATIAAALIVSVYRFIALIDKHDLNVDMQKEIPLCMNQYNSIFSSIRIPRIGTDEFKVSSSRQHIIVLRNQHIYKINIIDGKGNIRSPSAIEFDLECILSASDKGQNIGLLTTMPRDVWANRRAELLDSSSSNKEGMTVIEEAVFALCLDENKPEAITEISKQLLHGTGSNRYFDKSVQFIVFANGKTGINFEHTGVDGSVMLRLIAHIYDSIDAVVFDEKDREEIKNSAIPSEVEGIKFELNDALCRTVQDAGDQFIQHTANTQTRVLNFSFFGKNQIKQFGVSPDAFVQLALQLAEYKLYGKCYSAYEAVMTRTFLDGRIDVLYTVTPESMAFIRNVDSSNSSVKEKQHLLRQALQKHIARAHECRVGNGVYTHLLALKYRYKIAGRSIGLSSLPTLFTDTGYQALTHSVVCTSTTSEYGVDLAGYGPIVDDGYGIRYFTKNDGICFNMTSRTQMQENLDKMVIYIEQSLSEMAELMREETEN
- a CDS encoding aldo/keto reductase, which codes for MTWGLQNNQQDANQQIEYAISQGINFIDTAEMYAVPPSPDTYGKTETIIGNWLAENPHRRKELIIATKIAGPGMPWVREGGPITGDAVVAAVDASLQRLQTDYIDLYQLHWPNRTSPHFGKHLPNKISFSEFDAKQQEAQMLDILHGLAKCVKAGKIRHCGLSDDTPWGINTYLKLSEKYDLPRMVAIQNEFNLLHAKDWPYLIENCVHEDIAYLPWSPLASGMLSGKYLDGKRPEGSRWTYMQRNGIFRDTPIASSAIKEYMEIADAHDFTPSQLALAWCNQVDGVTSTIIGATSMAQLKENISAFSKPLSQEILTSIDGVLKTYPAPY
- a CDS encoding LysR family transcriptional regulator, yielding MNDWDDIRYFLSVSREGSVSGAAKVLGVNHSTVSRRIKGFEEKHGVLLFNRLRDGYEMTESADAIFEQAQNMESQSEQISRTLFGQDARLEGPINLTMPHDIFEYCLAPELAQFNKKHPGIEINLMVTKGVRNLASREADLAIRLTPSPPDYLIGRKVSGLQHGVYVASHIDLTQPVGIIIWSGETELPEWANQYFPNAYISLKVDDLSSMYASVKAGFGVARMPCYMPDSIHDTQVVKLNIPIPRSDWSVWVLSHIDLRKTARIKKCRDFLIAAINKKRALFEGDTSLEKQ
- a CDS encoding glutathione S-transferase family protein gives rise to the protein MYKLYHGAGTCSLAVKAALTLTGTPFETQVMDLANGEHFQDEYIAISPLSKVPALVIAQNAEDYVLTEGAAILLYLSSQFPDAQLMPKSDTLAYAEALKWFQLLYATVHPHWSRLFFPERYSNDAGRVRELSEAELHKVYSLIDAQLGKHNYIAGERLSLADLYLMVTVHWQGALKTSLSSRYPNIEAYQARIYEEPTIGSLYQTEFGG